AGTCGAGCACGCCGGAGCCAATCTGTTGTCCCTTCACTTTTTCGTCAACACCTAAACGGCAGAGTTTTATCGCAGGATAGCTTTTTAAGCGTTTCTCATTAGGAAAGCCCCGCTTTCTACGGAAACGGTTGAATTCGGTTTTGTCCTTGAAATCACTAGTAGCAACCTTATCATTTGCAAGGCTACAGTAGGCATATACTTTACTTGCATCGTCTGCATTCACGCAAGCATAATTCACCGCAAGCAAATATTTTTGAAAGGTTGCCGCACGATTAAGGATGAAGTCGTTTAAATCTTTGTCACCACAGTCAAAATTCTTGACGGCATCAGAGGATTTTAAACGAATGAATTTAAATTGACTGCGTTCTATACCTGTCTGAAGCATGGATCAACACCTCCGTTAGCCTCTTCGCGGGCGCGTTTTTCGCGCATTCCCTCTTCATAGGCCTTCTTGAAAATTTCGTAATTCCGCAGGCGACGGGCACGAAGTTCCGGAGGTTCCGGGTGCCGCTCTTGCATACGGGCTAAAAACCGGCGAGCATCCTCGCCGAACAAAATAGGAGTCTCTCGAATTTCGCGAGCCATTTACCCTCTTTTGTTATATGTCCATATATCAATCTAGCCAAAAGGCCAAGCGGCAACCGTCAATTTGGTTCCAATACAAAATATACCTAAATCAGAAAAGAAAAGCAAGAGAATTGGAAAGAATCCTTTTTTATTAATAGGAGACTCCCCACCATTAAATTTTCAAAAACCGTTCTTATGGGACATTGTTAGGTATTATGCCATATTCACGAGCAAGATCAACCTTAACAATATAGGACTCTCCAGATTCAAAATTTCCGAGTTCTTTTTGC
The sequence above is a segment of the uncultured Fibrobacter sp. genome. Coding sequences within it:
- a CDS encoding GNAT family N-acetyltransferase — translated: MLQTGIERSQFKFIRLKSSDAVKNFDCGDKDLNDFILNRAATFQKYLLAVNYACVNADDASKVYAYCSLANDKVATSDFKDKTEFNRFRRKRGFPNEKRLKSYPAIKLCRLGVDEKVKGQQIGSGVLDYIKSLFALDNKAGCRFLTVDAYLNAVPFYEKNGFHFMNAEDNDPHTRLMYYDLMDIAN